ATCAAATTCCTCTGTCATTGCATTGTTCCATCCCGGATGTTGAAGAGTTTCTGAGACAGTCTTAGGAGTTGGAAACGCAGCTTTCTGAGTAAGAAGAGCATATCGAGGATTGGGCTTCATTATACCAGCTTTAGATCAAGTGATCATTGGATGAGAAGGAGGAGCTGACCGAGCCTGAGGTAGTATTGACCGATCATGTGAAGAAGCAACGATGTTGCCTATAGAAACAGGATCAGAGCCTGACGTACACCCAGTACGATGCTCTTCACAAGACATAGTACTAACAGACTGCATTGGAGCTGAAAGAGGGACTTGTTGTTGAGACCGCAAAGGCAGAGGAGGAAAGTCTTCAGGGGAGAAGATGCTTGAGCTGGTAGAGCTAACAGAAGAAGCCACAGGAGATGAAACATTTATTAAGCTGATTGGTTCCAAATTAGACCTGACAGGTTTTTGAACCTCTGGAGGCTTTGTTTGACGTTGAACAAAGCTGTCTTGCCAAGCTTTCAAGATTGTAGACTTGGTAGCAGGGTGGAGATGAGAGTAGTTGTCGGCAAAAGGGAACGAAGTCTCATCAAAGATAACGTGACGAGAAATATAAACTCTGCAAGTAGTGGGAAGCAAGCAACGATGACCCTTAAACTTCTCATTATAGCCCAAGAAAACGCATTTGGGAGATCTTGGATCCAGCTTGGAAGAAGTGTAGTCACGTAGCATAGGAAAGCAAGCACAACCAAAGACTCTAAGTGATATGTAATCTGGTTTCCTATTATGAAGAAGGTCAAAAGGACTTTTGGAGTCAGCAAGAGCAGTGTGAGGCAACATATTACTGAGAAAATTTGCTGTGAAGAATGCTTCTACCCAATATTTTTGTGGAATCTTCCCATGAAACATAAGAGCAAGACCGAGCTCTGTTAGCTGACGATGCTTTCGTTCGGCCAAGCCGTTTTGTTGGGGAGTGTGAGGACAAGAGATATGTTGCTGAATTTCATGAAGTTCTAGGTGATGCAGAAACTTGTGACTTATGAATTCACCACCATCATCACACTGAAAGGTACATATTTTCTCTTGACAAATGTTTTGAGCTAGAGCTTGAAACTTTAAGAAGATTTCATAAAAGTCTGATTTGTTTCTTAAAGGATATAACCAAGAGAATCTAGTGTAGTGATCAATGAATACTACATAGAAACGAAAGCCTTGGATAGAAGAAACAGGAGAAGGGCCCCATAAATCACAGTGAACTCTTTCCAAAGGTCTAGTAGCTACAAAACTAGAATCAAAAAGGTAATCTAGAGCTCTTTCCAAGATGGCATGCTTCACAGATAGTCTTGGAGATTTTACTGATGAAGATTGCCTTATTGACTGAGAGTTGTTGCAGAACAAGCGGATTAGGATGGCCAAGTCTCTGGTGCCACACTTCATCACTCGCACTGATCTGTCTGTTGGAGTAGAAGACCTGAGGAGATGACGAACGCAGAGAGTAGAGACCACTAGTGTGAGGCCCCTGAAGAAGAAGCCGCTTGCCTTATCATAGATGTGTACATTGTCACAATCAGAATCCACAGAGCAATGATAGTCTGATGTAATCTTAGAAACAGAAAGTAGAGACTTTGCAATCTTAGGACACACTAAGACATCAGAGACTGGAATCGTACCTGACGTTGAGGCCAAGCTGGTGGAACCAGTGTGCATGATAGGGAGGTACTCTCCATTACCAACCATAACAGAATCAGATCCAGTGTAGACCTGAGACTGTTGCAGATGGTGAGGAGAGTTGGTGACGTGAGATGATGCGCCAGAATCCGGAAACCACTCATGGCCATGATTAGTAATGTCAGTGATACGGAGAGCTGTGAGCGCAGCAGGAAGATCATCTAGTTGATAGCTGTTGTCAAAGCGATGCCAGAAACGATGAGCATTATGACCTGGTTTACCACAGATCTGACATGTTGGCTTGTTCTCACCGTCTGAAGAAACAGAGGAACCCGAAGGAGAGCTGACGTGCTGATGAAAGCCTCTCCCACGAGTAGAGTAAGATCCTCTGCCTTGACCCCTTCCTCTGAAGCGAGAGTACTGACCACGACCATGTTGAGAGTAGAAGGCGAGATATGGGGAGACGTCAGAAGAGTTGTTGTAGCTCTGTAATCTGTCGTCAAAACTGGTCAGACGAGGGATGATATCTTCAAACGTTGGAGTAGGAGAAGCATCCATGGAACTCTCGATGGTAGTTTTGATCGGTTCATAGTCACGACCAAGACCATGAAGAGAAGCGAAGACTTTCATACGTTCAGGAACATGACTACCAATGGAAGAGAGCTGCGAACAGACCGACTTTATCTCCTGAAGATACTCAGCCATGGGTTTGGTGAGCTTTTGAATCGTTTGGAGCTTCCTTTGGATTTCGAACAAACGAGAGGATGTAGAATGGTTGTAGTAACGAGCCAAAGAGATCCAGACCTCATGCGGCGTTTGACAGTCAACAACAAGGCTGAGAATATCTTCAGAGAAAGACCCTAAAATCCACGACTTTACCACTTGATCCATTTGAAACCATTTGGTAGAGTCAGGATTCGGGGTTTGAGTAGCAACACCATCGATGCATGTGACTGTGAGAGTAGCAGCGGGTTGTGGTGACTGACCGGTAACATAACCGAGAAGACCTTGACCGTTGAGAAAAGCTTCAAACTAAGATTTCCCCAGGATGTCGTTCTTCTCAGTCAAGGTGATGGTGACACTGTTGGTGATGCGAAGAGCCGGAGGATGATAGACCTCTAGATGTTGAGTTTTCATGGCTCTGATACCATATAAGAAACCTCAATATCACACACAGAACAAAGAAGATAAAGTTTCAATCTTTTGTTTATTTCAGCATGGAGGCTGTTCTCTTACAAGAGTTGCATATCTATACAAAGAAGAGAAAGCAAGTGAAAGCCCTAAGCTGAGACAGATGGCTTCATCCAGTATCAGCTTCACAATCGAGGGCTGAGAATGCATTGGACAGCTTTAGATAAAACGCTCTATCCGTACCAGTCTTGAGTAGTGTTTTGTCGTCAAGCTTTTTGACTAACTCTTTGTGACCGTTGATCACTTGAGTCTGAGCTGTCACACTTCGACTGGAGAACAGCACAAGGTAAGTCTTCTTCATACATCTTAGCTTTTCCCTTTTCTTCTTGAGTAAGTCTTGTTTTGACGGGAGTTTGAGATGATGTTTGAACCTGAGCTTTGGTAGAGCTAAGTTCACTGATAAGAAACAGTCAGCAAAACAAGACATGCAATGACATGACTATGAAGCAAATTAAATAATGATAAGCAAAACCATTGTTTACCCGTGGGAGCAGAGGATCATCAAAGACGGTAACGTGATAAGTTAGCCGTTAGCGTCTCAGAAGAAGCCAAGTTTCCTCCAAACTGAGGCCTATAAGATGCTTCCAAGATCTGGCTAACGTAGTAATCTGCGGGACTTCCTAATAGATTCCACTCAGCTAGTTATTGAAGCTTTGGATCATTTAGGAAGCTGAGATTGTTGAATTGCTGTTTTTGATATTTGAGCTTTTACCAAAGATTCCTGAGTAACTTTCAAGAGATGAACTTGCTGAGCAAGTTATGTCCCTGTAAGTATGATAAAACTGCATATTTGGGTCTTCTTGTTTTAGAGGAACATTCATGTTTTCATCTGTAACCCATGAGAAATTCTCAAGCTGTTGCTCATTATCCATTCCAAAATCTACATCTATTTCACTCTGTATCTGCATGAACGTATACTTTAGTACATAAAACATTCAAAAGATGATATGAACTGTTTAAAACCAATTCTCTACCTGATTGTTGCATTCACTGGACATAAGCTGCTGATGTTGCAGCATGTTCTCTTGTCATTCGCAATATGATGCATAAGTTTGGTAAAGTGAGACCTTAACTAATTATTTAGGAGAAAGATATACCTTATGAGCACGGATTTGATACAAAGACTGTCTTACTGAATTTTCTAGTTGCTGCAAATCATCTATGCTGCCAATCTTCTCAACCTCGGTCCAATAGCTATACTGAAAAACCATATTATAACTCAAAAATGAAATAACATTGTCTGAAAGCATGTAAAAGATCTTGGAACCTTAGTCTTGTGTCTATTTCTGATAAGTATGTTTGCAGAAACCTCATTTTCTCGCCTAGAACCTGAAAGTTCCCGGTTGCGAAAAACAAATTGTGTTATGAGAGCATCTCCAATGTAAAACTTCATTTTTTTTCTTCAAAATTGAGTAAAAGCGAAAATGGAGTAAAAGCAAAAATGGAGTAAAATTGTTCAAACCCTACTCCATTTCACACTTCACAGTGGAGTGATGAACAAACAAAAAATGGATTACTTCATTTATGAAGTAAATTTCATTATGGAATTAGATATGTAGTTGGGTTGGATCATTCCTTATTCCATATTCACTTTTACTCTATTTTAGAAGAAAAAATGGAATGGGGATGGAGATGCCCTGAGATGTTTCAGCTTCGTTAGTTATAGTTGTACATACCTTAAGTGTTGGTCTGCTGAAAATTATGTAATTATTTTTTTGGGTTAATTTCACCACCATATACTTTAATAAAACATATAGAAATCTCATCCATAGTTATCATATATTTAATTATTTCATCATTTGAAATTTGATTATATTTATAAACTTTTAAAAAATAGTTAGCTCATTTTGGGCATAAATATATTATTATGTAACAAAATTTATTTCATGAAAAATATGTAACATTTATAACGTAAGAACCGTCTAACCCCCTGTAAGGTGCCGATCTTAACCGAATTATTTGTGAAGGTGTACAATCTACCCATCTACTAAAATATTGATATAGTTTGACTTACGCTATTATTTTATATATACATCATATATCAATATCCCATGTTTATATTATTAAATATTTATTAAAAATATTGTGATATAATTCTACGTAACAATGCAAGTATATCATAATTTGTGAATACTTCTTTTACTAAAAATTAGGTCTGAGTGTTTTTACCCCAAACCGAATCCCGACTTTAACCTAAACCGAAATAACCGATACCCCACCCGAACCATTTATATAAAAATATTCAAACGAAACTTAAGAGTTTTGTATTTTGGAGTTTGGATATAATCCGAACCGAACCAAAATTTATAGTAGGATCAGAAAATATCCAAAACTAGTTAAATAATTTTTCTATATATATTAAAGTAATTTAGATATTTAAGAGTATTTACAGATTTTTGTAGTTTGTATTATTTGTTATTTTGAATTAGTTTAGGTAGTTTAACAAGTTTTTAGTTAGATTTTTAAATAATAATATATTTTGAATAGTTTTTTTGTTAATTTTTAAGTTTTTTTTTTGTTGATTTTTAAGTTTTTTAATACATTTTTGAACGATTCAGATCCGATCTCAACTGAATTTGGAAGTAACCAGACCGAATCGACCTCAAAATTAGTAAAACCCGAATGGAACTTATAAGCATATTCCCAAAATTTTGAAAATCCAAATCAAAGTTAAGAATATAGTGAGACTTTTATGCAAGTTCAAAAGTGAAGGTTTAATGGGCCTGGATCGATAAAATTAGCATATAAATGGGAAGTTGTTTGAATGATTTAGGGTTTATAAACCCACTCGCCGTTGATCGTCTCCTTCGTAGAGAAACATGGGGTACTATTTCTTCCGTCTCGTAGTTCCTTCTTCCTTAGTTTGGTTGATCGTGTTTTAGTTTGTAGATGGTTGGTGTTGTAGCTTGACATGTTTTTTCTTTTTCTCTATCTGTTGATCTGATAGCACCAAGAAGAGAGTTATGAGATCTGGAAAAGAGATTGCTCCTCCTGTCTCCAACAAACCTCGTTTCAACTTCATTGAGGTTAAAAATATAACTAAATCCTTTTGTTGTTGGTTTCTTTCAAATGCTTGAAATTTGTCTTTTTTGTTTGCAGGAAATGTTCGTGAGTGCTCGTGGAGTTAAAACCAAGGTCTGTACGCTTCCTGCTGCTGAAATGGAATCAGTCATGAACGACAGTGATAGTGATAGTGCTAGTGATAGTGATGGAGAGCCCTATCCGAATTTGTAAGAATACAAGAAACAAAAATTTGCTTTGTTATACCTTTCTATCTGATTATTCTCGGTGTTTGATTGATTATGCAGCGGTGTTGGGGTTAACCCGCATGAATCCGTTCTCTCTAACTGTGATAGAGCACAGCAGAAGATTTCAGTTGGTCGAAACTTGGGGTATGTCTCTCTTTGTGCTTAGTTCATCTTTAGTATAATACTTGACACCGTTTGTTTGATGACAGTTTCACCAGACGTTGCAAGCTCAACCTCCTTAGGAAGAGGGGGCAGAGATTGGAACACAAGCTTATCAAGAAGTCTGCTCCTTCTGTCCCTCGTTTCAACTTCATTCAGGTTTAAAATATCATTAAATCCACCAAGTTTGGTTTCTTTCAAATGCTTGAAATCATCTTTTTGTCTTTTGCAGGACATGTTCGTGAGTGCTCGTGGAGGTCTGGACGCTTCCTCCTGCTGAGATGGACTCTGTCATGAACGACAGTGATAGCGATAGCGATAGCGATAGTGATGGATCTCATGATTTAGAGCTCTATCCGAAATTGTAAGACATGATTGGATATTTTTTTAAAGTTTTTCTATCCTATCATGATGATCTCTTATGTATTGGTGTTGATGAGTCACTGTGATGATTTTTTAAAAATTTTAATGATGATTTATAAAACGAAACAGAATTTTGAATTAGAAGAGTCCTAATGATTTAAATTATTTTAAAAAGTTTGGTTAAAGAGTTTTTTCATACTATTATAGTTTTAACTGATGATATTTATAAACTTCAACATAATTTATCTTTAAGTATTTTATAATATTATTTTTAGTGTTTGTTAGAACACCATTAACCATGGGTGTTTAAGAAATGCTTAACATTTTTTAATTAAAAAAATGAAAAAAGAATAAAAAGAAGAAGGAGTGCTTAATTAGACCTCACAATCAGCTGTTACTTGCACTGTTTATGGACCCCACGTACACGTGGTGATCCGCGATTGGTCATTTTTTTAATTTTAATTTTTATTTAGACAAAAAAATAAGCACCCAGAGTTAAGCAACTTTAGGGTTAATAGTGCTGTTATTATCTTCTCCATACTATGTTTCTTCCTTTGTCTCTCTCTCTCTCTTTCCTATTTCACAGGTTGTTCAACTTTTGTATCCAGTTTCCATTAGTCTTTCATCTACAATTAGGTCTGGGTCTTTAGTTGGCATTTTAGTTGGGTCACAATATTTACGATGTGCTGGTGACACAGCAGAAACCTTTATATGTCGTGAGTTGAACAAAAAACCCGAATTTGGAAGGAACCCGAATGAAACTTATAAGCATATTCCCAAAATTTTGAAAATCCAAATGAAGAATATAGTGAGACTTTTATGCAAGTTCAAAAGTGAAGGTTTAATGGGCCTGGATCGGTAAAATTAGCATATAAATGGGAAGTTGTTTGAATGATTTAGGGTTTATAAACGCATTGATCGTCACCTTGGTAGAGAAACATGGGGTACTGTTTCTTCCGTCTCGTAGTTCCTTCTTCCTTCCGTCGGTCTCTGAATGTTTAGTTTCGTTGATCGTCTCCTTCTTCCTTCTGCCTGTTTAGTTTAATTGATCGTCTTCTTTTTCTTCTTCCTTGTGTCTTTTGGCTGGTGCGTGATGATTTGTTTGTAGTTTTGGTGCGTGTTGATTTGCTTGCAGATCTTGGGTTCGTGGTTTAGTTTTCTAGATGTTTGAAGTTTGACATGGTTTCTCTTTTTCTGATAGCACCAAGAAGAGAGTTATGAGATCTGGAAAGAAGATTGCTCCTCCTGTCTCCAACAAACCTCGTTTCAACTTCATTGAGGTTAAAAATTTATCACTAATTAAATCCCTTTTTGTAACCAAGATTGGTTTCTGCCAAATGCTTAAATAATCTTTTGTTTGCAGGAAACGTTCGTGAGTCCTTGTGGAGTTAAGACAAAGGTATGGAGGCTTCCCCCAGCTGAGATGGAATCTGTCTTGAACGAAGATAGTGATGAGTCTGATGGATACCTACATAGGGAATTGTAAGACTACAAGAAAAAAAAATTGTTTTGTTATATCTTTTTTATCTGATCTGATTTGATTATTCTTGTTGTTTTGATTATGCAGCGGTTGTGGTTGTAAACCGCATGAGCCTGTTCTCTCTAACTCTAGCGTACATCATATCAAGAACAGAATGAAGGTTTCCGTGGGGTATGTTTCTTCTGCTGTCTCTTTGTGCTTAGTTCATCTTTAGTAATATATAGTTGACAAATTATTCTCACAGTTACACCCGACGTTGCAAGCTCAACCTCCTTAGGAGGAGGAGGAGATTGGCGCACAAGCTTATCAAGAACCGTGCTCCTTCTGTCCCTAGTTTTAACTTCATCCAGGTTAAATATCCTCTCCTTTGTAACCAAGATTAGTTTCTTTCAAATGCTTGAAATCATCTTCTTTTGTTTGCAGGAAACGTTCGTGAGTCCTTGTGGAGTTAAGACAAAGGTATGGAGGCTTCCCCCTGCAGAGATGGAATCTGTCTTGAACGGACCGGTCATGGACTCTGCCTTGAACGAAGAGGACGAGTATGAATCTCCTGATGAGTCTGATGGATTCCTCATTGAGAGACTGTAAGACATGATTAGATATTTTTGTTTTTCCATCTCTATGATTATTTTTATATTGGGGGTTTATGAGTCACTGGTGACTACTGATTATGCAGCGGCATTGGGACTCAGCGCTCCAACCCTGCAATCGGTGAGTGAGTGTGCTCCTTTCCTCTCTCTCTCTCTTGCATACTGCAGTCTTTGATACTTCGTTTAGAGCGTCTAATGCTCTTGTCTTCTGCATTTCAGATGACGCTGGAGCTGTTCCTTCTATGGAGCAGAAGGAACTTCTGTTTCGTTCGATAGCAACTCTCCTGTCGAAGAATGGTCTTTCTGCATCTGCCAACCTGCTTATTCAGGAAGCCAATATCAAGGTTTGCACATTCTAGCAGCTCTTAATTTTTGATTCGAGAGACATTTTTTACATATATAATCATCTTGTTTTCAGGTAGACGGTGGTGCAACCCCACCGGAGATTGAGGGATTCTTACTCAGGTTCCTGAAAAAAGGAGAAAGCAACGCTCAGGACACGTTGTGAGTGCTCCTGGAGTTAAAACCAAGGTCAGGACGCTGCCTGCTACCGAGATGGAATCTGCCTTGAACAACAGTGATAGTGATGGAATCCCCCATCCTGAATTGTAAGAATACAAGAAAAAAGTGTACAATCTACCCATCTACTATAATATTGCTATAGTTTGACTTACGCTATATTTTATATATATACTAGCTAGGGTAGAATTTGTACTGTTATAATCTCTTTTAACATTTGTTTTTTAGTTTAAATTATTTATTTTAATTATGTACGGTTTTGTTATTTTGTAATTTCTTTTCCGTTGAACTCGTTTACTATAAAAGACTCAGATTCACTTTTGTTGTAGTTAACTAAATTTTGTATGAAAATTGTTGGGATTATTAATGAAGTTGTTTTCTAATTTTATTATGTCGGTATAGATATTTTAAGTTTGTTTTTGTATAAATTAACTAATTTCATTTTTGTTATTTTATTATATTGTGCAATTAGTTTCATATTAGTATTAAAATTATGGTTGAGATTTTTATTTTAGTATTTTAAAAAATCATATTTAATTAAATACAACAACCTTAGATTTTTTGTTCACAATACTTGTAAAACATATACTTATTTACCCTTAAAACCAATTAATTTGATTTTTTTTAAAATGTTTAATTTATATTTAATTATATGTGAAACATTAATTTTCACTATTTTTATAACAACATTCACTATTTATTTTATTATTGTAAGTTATATACTATTTTATAACAACTTTCACTATATCTCAACATTGTGTTTATATATGTTTTATATTAGAATTGAGAGATTGTTTTTTACATCAAGTAATATGCGGGGTAATTATATGTTGGTTAGATATTGTGTTTCGTTTGTATTTGAAGTTATTATTTGCAGTAAATAGTGTCTATTCACTCATTATGCATGCATTAATTTACGATTATTTTGTGTTTTATTAAACACCGCACCATTATACCATTACGTCGCTTGTTTGACTTCCACCAGCGCATTAGATGTTTATTAACGACTAACATGATCCATGAGGATTCTCTTTTGTGCTGAACCCATGAATCTGTTCCTATATAACATACATTATGGTTTATCCTGGTGGTTGAATACAAAACTGATACGCGTCATGCCTTTTGCGCTATCAAACAATAATAATTAGAGTGAGATATAAGTCTTAACGTTGCTTTTATAGTTCGACACTTCTACTATTACTGTATAATATATAGCGAACCCACGTTCAAGCCAAACAATGGGATCCATGACTATATATCTTATAGCTTTGCTGTTGTGAGCATTGAGCAAGCACGACCTGATTTCCAAACAGAAAACAATAACTTAAATGGGAACTGTATCTACAGCAGGGTAATACGACCATTTGTAGGGACATAATTCTTCCTAATAACAGATTCCCTTGGCAACC
This genomic interval from Brassica oleracea var. oleracea cultivar TO1000 chromosome C2, BOL, whole genome shotgun sequence contains the following:
- the LOC106323622 gene encoding uncharacterized protein LOC106323622; this translates as MGRLYTFTNNSVKIGTLQGVLGEKMRFLQTYLSEIDTRLSYWTEVEKIGSIDDLQQLENSVRQSLYQIRAHKNMLQHQQLMSSECNNQIQSEIDVDFGMDNEQQLENFSWVTDENMNVPLKQEDPNMQFYHTYRDITCSASSSLESYSGIFGKSSNIKNRSPADYYVSQILEASYRPQFGGNLASSETLTANLSLNLALPKLRFKHHLKLPSKQDLLKKKREKLRCMKKTYLVLFSSRSVTAQTQVINGHKELVKKLDDKTLLKTGTDRAFYLKLSNAFSALDCEADTG
- the LOC106320499 gene encoding uncharacterized protein LOC106320499 isoform X1, whose protein sequence is MGTKKRVMRSGKEIAPPVSNKPRFNFIEEMFVSARGVKTKVCTLPAAEMESVMNDSDSDSASDSDGEPYPNFGVGVNPHESVLSNCDRAQQKISVGRNLGFTRRCKLNLLRKRGQRLEHKLIKKSAPSVPRFNFIQDTFVSARGVKTKVWTLPPAEMDSVMNDSDSDSDSDGEPYPKFGIGTQAFQLCNR